The Primulina huaijiensis isolate GDHJ02 unplaced genomic scaffold, ASM1229523v2 scaffold22151, whole genome shotgun sequence genome includes the window CGAATTGCCGAATGTCCTACTGCCGCCAACCAAGCAGACGGACCCAACAAGGAAACAGGGCCAAATACAGGAGCTAACCCCAACAAGCCAAAAGAAGGCAAGCCTAATGCCAGGGTCTTTGCTATGACTCAAGAAGAGGCCGACGACGCCACTGAAGTCGTGTCAGGTACCATTCTTATTCAAAAAGTGCCTGCTTATGcgttatttgattgtggtgccacacattcatttgtaTCTAAGAGACTCGCTAAGAAACTAGGACTTAAGCCCGAATTATTAGCCGAACCTTTTCGAATAGCCACACCTACAAATAAGGCCATCGAAACTCACGAGATCCACAGAAACTGTTTGATCAGTATCGGTAATCAGAAATTCAGCACAGACTTAATACAAATAGTCATGGCCGACTTCgacatcatcctagggatggattggttagccaaaAACAATGCAATAGTGGACTGTAAAGGGAAGAGAGTTAAACTCCGAACCCCGAATCAGGAAGAGATCGTGTATCATGGTAAATCCAAGGAACGGAAATCACTCCTTTCCGCTTCCCAAGCATGGAAGGCAATGAAATCCGGAGAAGATATCTACCTAGCAATGGTTAGCGAAGTGCAAGGAGANNNNNNNNNNNNNNNNNNNNNNNNNNNNNNNNNNNNNNNNNNNNNNNNNNNNNNNNNNNNNNNNNNNNNNNNNNNNNNNNNNNNNNNNNNNNNNNNNNNNNNNNNNNNNNNNNNNNNNNNNNNNNNNNNNNNNNNNNNNNNNNNNNNNNNNNNNNNNNNNNNNNNNNNNNNNNNNNNNNNNNNNNNNNNNNNNNNNNNNNNNNNNNNNNNNNNNNGATCTGAGGACGGGATACCACCAACTGAAGGTCAGGGCGGAAGATATCCCTAAAACAGCTTTtcggacaagatatggacattatgagttcacAGTGATGCCTTTCGGGCTGACCAACGCACCTGCAGCCTTCATGGACCTAATGAACAGAGTTTTCAAACCATTCCTGGATCAGTTCATAGTAGTATTTAttgacgacatcctcgtctattCTTCCAACGAGCGAAATCAAGAAGAGCATCTGCGCATTGCACTTCAGACTTTGAGAGAAAAGGAGCTCTATGCTAAgtttaagaaatgtgagttctggctaaAGAGCGTATCCTTCTTAAGACACGTAATCTCTGAAGCAGGAGTATCAGTGGATCCCAGGAAAGTCGAGGCAATTACAGAGTGGCCGaaacctaagaacgccacaGACATCAGGAGCTTTCTTGGACTAGCAGGTTATTACAGGAAATTCGTTGAAGGTTTTTCTTCGATCGCCATACCAGTGACGAAACTCACTCAGAAGAATTCCAAGTTCGTCTGGGACGAAAGTTGCGAGAAAAGTTTTCAAAcattaaaagaaaagcttgCATCTACGCCAGTACTGATCTTACCCACGGAAGATAAGGAATTCACCATCTACAATGACGCATCTAAGGAAGGTCTGGGATGCGTGCTCATGCAAGAAGGAAGAGTGATCGCCTACGCATCAAGGCAGTTGAAACAGCACGAGCAAAACTACCCTACGCATGATCTGGAGCTAGCAGCAGTtgtttttgccttaaaaatctggagacactatctctatggcgCCAAGTgc containing:
- the LOC140967016 gene encoding uncharacterized protein codes for the protein MAGRPPRQNRNPRYANTDREVRQENEQGNGPPPAINLSRADLMAIATIVATTLQGLGNQNANQPPPPPPPNGIKFHYESLRKNRCPTFSGDADPQVSQSWLKSVETQHRLLEVPEALKVDVTVPFLEDKAGKWWEAISPAMTAAGPMTWQRFREAFLKQYYPAEVRLQKLSEFENFTQTPDMSVVEYTSQFNALGSYAPAIMADEVLKLHRFKKGLNNRIQSALAVYQPANFSDLMGATIRAETDIQRREKEFKNKRPMTSQSSRSNQTFKKPNQSGGPSKGPSPTSSYQNIKPCPTCHFRHPGECRRNSGVCFGCGKAGHRIAECPTAANQADGPNKETGPNTGANPNKPKEGKPNARVFAMTQEEADDATEVVSGTILIQKVPAYALFDCGATHSFVSKRLAKKLGLKPELLAEPFRIATPTNKAIETHEIHRNCLISIGNQKFSTDLIQIVMADFDIILGMDWLAKNNAIVDCKGKRVKLRTPNQEEIVYHGKSKERKSLLSASQAWKAMKSGEDIYLAMVRAEDIPKTAFRTRYGHYEFTVMPFGLTNAPAAFMDLMNRVFKPFLDQFIVVFIDDILVYSSNERNQEEHLRIALQTLREKELYAKFKKCEFWLKSVSFLRHVISEAGVSVDPRKVEAITEWPKPKNATDIRSFLGLAGYYRKFVEGFSSIAIPVTKLTQKNSKFVWDESCEKSFQTLKEKLASTPVLILPTEDKEFTIYNDASKEGLGCVLMQEGRVIAYASRQLKQHEQNYPTHDLELAAVVFALKIWRHYLYGA